One Bacteroidota bacterium genomic window carries:
- a CDS encoding tetratricopeptide repeat protein: MSKHKGHKKPANKGKGQPRAKRTTQKRAAQKKAQGKRLFGVVLIAVLLIAGLFAYPYLTPAPAVVHPANTSQLDPAVDALLKPLLEKAANTPREANVHGELGLAYEANGLWQEAAKSYGNALKLDSKDTNWQLHKAIVDRQAGDFEGALAGLQSLANRAPNTAVIQNHYGEALLEAGDMKTAEETFRTLVQLSPGSAQGYVGLGDIMIQQGAGEAAVQVLEQAVERDPGYKQAQYLLGRAYSMTGREAEAAVALARGVDAKIQYLPDGLSQKIAAYTVNVSGRISQASTLLNTGNPQQAAQLLEESYIYHNSNVMLLNTLASAYLKTRRLEDAHRLLNRARELDENQFFTYLNLYSWALRSGKMEDALRYADESIQRAPERDDTHLARAQALTELSRLDEALESAEHALAIDGNKAGNHGLVADINFKQGNLETAATHFEHALSLNTNLLPALVGLAGIKMQQSATAEARQLLQRAQQIAPSHPRVQQLATQLSNTR, from the coding sequence TTGAGCAAACATAAAGGCCACAAGAAACCAGCAAACAAGGGCAAAGGGCAGCCGCGTGCAAAACGAACAACACAGAAACGTGCCGCCCAAAAGAAAGCCCAGGGGAAACGACTCTTTGGCGTCGTCTTAATTGCCGTGCTCCTCATCGCCGGCCTCTTTGCTTACCCTTATCTAACACCAGCCCCTGCAGTGGTCCACCCCGCAAATACGAGCCAGCTTGACCCGGCTGTAGATGCGCTCCTGAAACCGCTCCTGGAAAAAGCAGCCAACACACCGCGTGAGGCAAACGTGCACGGTGAACTGGGCCTTGCCTACGAAGCCAATGGCCTGTGGCAGGAAGCTGCCAAAAGCTATGGCAATGCACTCAAACTCGATAGTAAAGACACCAACTGGCAATTACACAAAGCAATTGTAGACCGGCAGGCCGGCGATTTTGAGGGCGCATTGGCAGGACTACAGTCTTTGGCAAACCGCGCTCCGAACACTGCAGTGATCCAAAATCACTACGGGGAAGCACTACTCGAAGCCGGTGACATGAAAACTGCAGAAGAAACGTTCAGAACACTGGTACAGCTCTCTCCAGGCAGCGCACAAGGCTACGTTGGGCTTGGCGACATCATGATTCAGCAAGGTGCAGGAGAAGCAGCCGTCCAGGTTTTGGAGCAGGCCGTTGAACGCGACCCAGGTTATAAACAGGCGCAATACCTGCTCGGGCGGGCATACAGCATGACCGGACGGGAAGCAGAAGCAGCAGTCGCGCTTGCAAGAGGTGTGGACGCAAAAATTCAATACCTGCCAGACGGACTCTCTCAAAAAATTGCGGCATACACGGTAAATGTCAGTGGCCGCATCAGCCAGGCAAGTACGCTATTGAATACGGGCAATCCGCAGCAGGCTGCGCAATTACTTGAGGAGTCTTACATCTATCATAATAGCAATGTGATGCTGCTCAATACGCTGGCATCTGCGTACCTTAAAACACGCCGGCTTGAAGATGCTCACCGCCTGTTAAACCGGGCGCGCGAACTGGATGAAAACCAGTTTTTCACATACCTCAACCTATACAGTTGGGCCTTGCGTTCAGGAAAAATGGAAGACGCATTGCGCTATGCAGACGAATCCATCCAGCGGGCACCAGAGCGCGATGATACACACCTCGCCCGTGCGCAGGCCCTTACCGAACTCAGCCGGCTTGACGAAGCATTGGAAAGCGCTGAGCATGCCCTTGCAATAGACGGCAACAAAGCCGGCAACCATGGCCTCGTTGCCGACATCAACTTCAAACAGGGAAACCTCGAAACAGCAGCAACGCATTTTGAGCATGCACTCTCGCTGAATACGAACCTGTTACCGGCATTGGTTGGCCTTGCCGGAATTAAGATGCAACAATCTGCAACAGCCGAAGCCCGGCAACTGCTACAACGCGCACAACAAATTGCCCCGAGCCATCCGCGTGTCCAACAACTTGCCACCCAGCTAAGTAACACCAGATGA
- a CDS encoding DUF6851 domain-containing protein: MKYIPHRSFLIAILFCLLVLPQDASSQHSVARQWNDVMLEAIRNDFARPTVHARNLFHVSAAMYDAWTVFDQTAAPYFLGKTVRQFPCDFDGFQPMQDEDEARAEAISFAAYRLLSHRFKHSPGAEESLANFDALMVGLGYDAADTSAVYQTGSAAALGNHIASCIIAFGLQDGSNERADYGNLNYSPRNLALVPTLPGNQTMSDPDRWQPLSLDFIDQAGNPIPIRVPPFLGAEWGQVSPFALTSEDLTFYERRGQTYFVYHDPGPPPYLQPESGEDLREEYAWGFALVALWSSHLDPNSSAMIDISPAALGNLDIAFFPKTIQELRFFYNDTAGGDPGRGYYLNPVTRQPYESQFVPLGDYARVLAEFWADGPDSETPPGHWYTILNYVNDHPEFEKRFQGTGEILDPLAWDVKAYFLLGGAVHDAAVAAWGIKGWYDYVRPISAIRYMADQGQRTDSTQASYDIDGIPLVPGFIELVAQGDSLAGPEDENVGKIKLYAWKGPDFIDDPAADVAGVDWILAENWWPYQRPSFITPPFAGYISGHSTFSRAAAEIMTLLTGDPFFPGGLGEFEAPANEFLVFERGPSVDVTLQWATYRDASDQTSLSRIWGGIHPPVDDIPGRLIGERIGIDAFALGLRYFAGEQVVSIESETALAGSNGFSLFPNPVANGQNLQLEFEALPQNRNREQPVVEFYNVLGQRVHREEMGEQKRLQVVINNWPAGVYFARVASNAGGKARAFIVVD; the protein is encoded by the coding sequence ATGAAGTACATCCCCCACAGGTCCTTCCTGATTGCCATATTGTTCTGTTTGTTGGTACTACCACAGGATGCGTCCAGTCAACATTCTGTTGCACGTCAGTGGAACGACGTGATGCTGGAGGCTATTCGAAACGATTTTGCCCGTCCCACGGTGCACGCCCGTAACCTGTTTCATGTCTCTGCGGCGATGTATGACGCATGGACGGTATTTGATCAGACAGCCGCACCATACTTCCTGGGCAAAACCGTACGACAGTTTCCTTGCGATTTTGATGGCTTTCAGCCTATGCAAGATGAGGATGAAGCACGGGCAGAAGCCATCAGTTTTGCTGCATACCGATTGCTTTCTCACCGATTCAAGCATTCGCCCGGGGCGGAAGAGTCCCTTGCCAATTTTGATGCCTTGATGGTTGGTCTGGGGTATGATGCAGCAGATACCTCTGCAGTTTATCAAACAGGAAGTGCTGCAGCGTTGGGCAATCACATTGCATCATGCATTATCGCGTTTGGTTTGCAAGATGGCTCAAATGAACGCGCAGATTACGGTAACCTGAACTACAGCCCGCGTAACCTGGCACTCGTCCCGACTTTGCCAGGCAACCAGACCATGTCCGATCCTGATCGCTGGCAGCCCCTTTCTCTGGATTTCATAGACCAGGCCGGTAATCCTATCCCCATCCGTGTACCGCCATTTCTTGGCGCAGAGTGGGGCCAGGTGTCTCCATTTGCGCTTACCTCGGAAGATCTCACCTTTTATGAGCGGCGTGGGCAAACCTACTTTGTGTACCATGATCCGGGACCGCCCCCTTATTTACAGCCAGAAAGCGGGGAAGACCTGCGAGAAGAGTATGCTTGGGGATTTGCGCTGGTTGCGCTCTGGTCATCGCACCTTGACCCGAACAGCAGCGCAATGATCGATATTTCGCCGGCTGCGCTGGGCAATCTCGATATCGCATTTTTTCCAAAAACGATCCAAGAACTTCGCTTTTTTTACAACGATACGGCCGGCGGCGACCCGGGCAGGGGGTACTACCTCAATCCGGTTACCCGGCAACCCTATGAATCGCAGTTCGTGCCATTGGGTGACTACGCCAGGGTCCTGGCAGAATTTTGGGCTGATGGACCAGATTCAGAGACCCCGCCGGGACATTGGTACACCATCCTGAATTATGTAAACGATCACCCTGAATTTGAAAAACGATTTCAAGGGACCGGCGAAATTCTTGACCCGCTTGCCTGGGATGTGAAAGCATATTTCTTGTTGGGAGGCGCCGTGCACGATGCTGCTGTGGCAGCGTGGGGCATCAAGGGCTGGTATGATTACGTGCGCCCCATTTCTGCCATTAGATACATGGCGGATCAGGGGCAGCGTACCGATTCTACGCAGGCAAGTTATGACATCGACGGCATTCCGCTGGTGCCGGGTTTTATCGAATTGGTGGCGCAAGGTGATTCGCTCGCCGGCCCTGAAGATGAAAACGTCGGAAAAATAAAACTGTATGCCTGGAAGGGGCCTGATTTTATCGATGACCCTGCTGCGGACGTAGCCGGCGTAGACTGGATTCTGGCTGAAAACTGGTGGCCTTATCAACGGCCTTCATTTATTACTCCGCCCTTTGCGGGATATATCTCCGGACATTCCACGTTTTCCCGCGCGGCAGCTGAGATTATGACGCTACTTACTGGAGATCCTTTCTTCCCTGGCGGGCTCGGAGAGTTCGAGGCGCCGGCCAACGAGTTTTTGGTGTTTGAACGGGGCCCAAGTGTAGATGTGACGTTGCAATGGGCCACCTACCGGGATGCCTCCGATCAAACCAGTCTTTCCCGGATATGGGGAGGCATACACCCACCTGTAGACGATATCCCTGGCCGGTTGATTGGTGAGCGGATAGGCATCGACGCGTTTGCGCTCGGCCTGCGGTATTTTGCAGGAGAGCAGGTTGTCAGCATCGAATCAGAAACGGCACTGGCTGGCAGCAACGGATTTTCGCTCTTCCCTAACCCGGTTGCAAACGGGCAGAACTTGCAGTTGGAATTTGAAGCGTTGCCGCAAAATCGTAACCGGGAGCAGCCTGTGGTGGAATTTTACAATGTGCTTGGACAACGCGTACATCGCGAAGAGATGGGTGAACAGAAGCGTTTGCAGGTTGTCATAAACAATTGGCCGGCAGGTGTTTATTTTGCCAGAGTTGCTTCAAACGCTGGAGGAAAAGCACGCGCATTTATCGTGGTAGATTAA
- a CDS encoding T9SS type A sorting domain-containing protein → MYTQLTRMGLLLLLACYPALVFAQTAIDSSIELAVTHDKQPAAYELNLESFEASFENGAMAIHWATLTELNNARFEVERAIRTHSKGLRPWMTLAFVTGGGTTDTLQTYAYYDEGDITDAAQVMYRLKQVSFDGSATYSEVVEATLPAPKAYAVSSYPDPYTAATTIEYAIPKRTRVRLTIYDASGKLVKTLVSGTRKAGRYRETFNAADAAPGLYMYRLETGGRVWVEPVILVE, encoded by the coding sequence ATGTATACACAACTCACGCGGATGGGCCTGCTGCTGTTGCTGGCCTGTTATCCTGCCCTGGTTTTTGCTCAAACGGCTATTGATTCCAGTATTGAACTTGCGGTAACGCATGACAAACAGCCGGCTGCCTACGAACTGAACCTGGAGTCTTTTGAGGCCTCATTTGAAAATGGCGCAATGGCCATTCATTGGGCTACGTTAACCGAACTGAACAATGCCCGGTTTGAGGTGGAGCGCGCCATCCGAACCCATAGCAAAGGATTGCGCCCATGGATGACGCTGGCTTTTGTCACTGGAGGCGGTACTACAGATACCTTGCAAACCTATGCTTATTACGACGAAGGTGACATCACAGACGCCGCCCAGGTAATGTACCGGCTAAAACAGGTCAGTTTTGACGGATCGGCTACCTATTCTGAAGTAGTTGAAGCAACCCTGCCGGCACCCAAGGCCTATGCTGTGAGTAGTTATCCTGATCCATACACCGCAGCTACTACTATCGAATACGCCATACCAAAGCGAACCCGAGTGCGGTTGACGATATACGATGCGTCTGGTAAGCTGGTCAAGACGCTTGTCAGTGGGACCCGAAAAGCCGGCCGGTATCGTGAAACATTCAATGCCGCAGATGCAGCACCCGGACTCTATATGTACCGATTGGAAACAGGCGGCCGCGTATGGGTTGAGCCCGTGATTCTCGTCGAGTGA
- a CDS encoding CRTAC1 family protein codes for MSAPDWFEEIAASAGIDFTHVRTTASQFYLPEIMAGGVAWLDIDNDGWMDLYLIQGGDIESEATQPGNKLYRNINGERFEDITTQAGVGDTGYGMGAAAGDFDNDGDTDLYVTNIGPNVLYRNNGDGTFSDVSSQYGVDHAGWGSSAVFADYDGDGWADLYVVNYINWAPTRELECFSGGTGRDYCHPDNYRAPAVDVLYKNNRGQRFDNVSRSAGIAGVAANGLGIVPGDFNSDGHLDFYVANDGNPNQLWINNADGTFEDKGLLSGTAVNRQGTAEAGMGVAAFDLEHDGDLDLFLTHLRDESNTLYRNDNGNFQDVTLASSLSSSSLPYTGFGLGVADFNNDGHLDIYVANGKVGRGTAPATIDPFAEPNQLYSGKGNGQFDEVQPAGGLAALPVATSRGTALADFNNDGYLDLAIVNSQEQVHLLRNLGSTTSNWMGFMPVPAAGVRVKLEMHDGAFYGYAQPGGSYQSSNDPRVHFGLPSTAQVSRAVITWPDGTELRIDAPATNQYHTVQKP; via the coding sequence GTGTCAGCACCCGATTGGTTCGAAGAAATTGCGGCTTCAGCCGGCATCGACTTCACCCATGTGCGCACCACAGCCTCCCAGTTCTATTTACCTGAAATCATGGCCGGGGGCGTTGCTTGGTTAGATATAGATAATGACGGATGGATGGATCTCTATCTCATCCAGGGTGGAGACATCGAATCGGAAGCAACACAGCCTGGCAACAAGTTGTACAGGAATATTAACGGCGAGCGGTTTGAAGACATCACAACACAGGCCGGCGTCGGAGATACCGGTTACGGCATGGGTGCCGCTGCAGGCGACTTTGACAATGATGGAGATACGGACCTGTACGTCACCAATATCGGCCCCAATGTGCTTTACCGGAATAATGGCGACGGTACGTTTTCTGATGTATCAAGCCAGTATGGTGTAGACCATGCCGGCTGGGGGAGCAGTGCTGTGTTTGCTGATTACGACGGTGATGGGTGGGCAGACCTGTACGTTGTCAATTACATCAACTGGGCACCAACCCGGGAGCTTGAATGTTTTTCTGGCGGTACAGGGCGCGATTATTGTCACCCGGACAACTACCGCGCGCCGGCAGTTGACGTGCTCTACAAAAACAATAGAGGCCAGCGCTTTGATAATGTATCGCGCTCAGCAGGTATTGCCGGTGTTGCAGCAAACGGCCTCGGTATTGTACCCGGCGATTTCAACAGTGATGGACACCTCGATTTCTACGTCGCAAATGATGGCAATCCCAATCAATTATGGATCAACAATGCAGACGGCACTTTCGAGGACAAGGGACTGCTTTCGGGCACGGCAGTTAACCGGCAGGGTACAGCAGAAGCCGGCATGGGTGTCGCAGCATTTGACCTCGAACACGATGGTGACCTCGATCTTTTCCTCACCCATCTCCGAGATGAGTCGAACACCCTCTACCGCAATGACAATGGGAATTTCCAGGATGTAACCCTGGCCTCCAGCCTGTCATCCTCAAGCCTACCCTACACCGGCTTTGGTCTCGGTGTTGCTGATTTCAACAACGATGGACATCTGGATATCTATGTAGCCAATGGCAAAGTGGGCCGCGGCACGGCTCCTGCCACCATAGATCCTTTTGCTGAACCTAATCAGTTGTACAGCGGCAAAGGAAATGGGCAATTCGACGAAGTACAACCTGCGGGTGGGCTTGCTGCCCTTCCTGTTGCAACAAGCCGCGGTACTGCCCTTGCCGATTTCAATAACGATGGCTACCTCGACCTTGCCATTGTCAATAGCCAGGAACAGGTACACCTGCTGCGTAATCTGGGATCAACAACCAGTAATTGGATGGGTTTTATGCCTGTGCCGGCTGCTGGCGTTCGTGTAAAACTGGAGATGCATGATGGCGCGTTTTACGGGTATGCACAACCAGGTGGAAGCTATCAGTCCAGCAACGACCCCAGGGTACATTTTGGTTTACCTTCGACAGCACAAGTATCACGTGCTGTGATTACGTGGCCTGATGGCACCGAACTGCGTATAGATGCTCCGGCTACAAATCAATACCACACAGTACAAAAACCCTGA
- a CDS encoding ABC transporter transmembrane domain-containing protein: MENKRREEEEKRPPKKLLEALGRIFSLTRPYRGRLFLALTLSLLTASVWLVLPMGMRTMVDAVFEQANRGMLDRLTLLLLVLFVAQAVVGFAGYYMIEWTGERLVTDLRKRLYSHLQDLDLRFFSNQRTGDLTSRLTNDVGTVRTAVTTSFVELVRLSMMMIGSVVLMIVLDWQMSLIIGITIPPIMLMAQYFGRKIRKLSRAVQDRLADSTAIAEESLSSIRVVKAFAREEYENKRYGGAVENLFDTALRRLWVSSIFWSTVGMVFMMALIGLFWFGGISVLEGRLTSGDLVAFVFYAFNIARTVGGMSQLYTSFNSAAGASERLFELIDTAPDTHNAPDAAVLQDIEGHVTFDEVTFGYDNEHVILSDINIEVKAGETIALVGPSGAGKTTLLNLIPRFYDPDNGHVRIDGSDIAEVTLHSLRDQIAVVSQDVQLFNLSVRENIQYGRLGASPDEIEAAAVAANAHAFIQELPDGYDTIVGERGTKLSGGQKQRIAIARAVLRDARILLLDEATSSLDSTSEAMVQEALDRLMLNRTTFIIAHRLSTVQHADRILVIQDGKIVQEGRHESLFAVDGLYRELALHQFKEQTPLTL, translated from the coding sequence GAAGAGGAAGAGAAAAGGCCACCGAAAAAATTACTGGAGGCATTGGGACGGATTTTTAGCCTGACGCGTCCTTACCGTGGCCGGCTATTTCTTGCGCTAACCCTGTCATTGCTTACTGCATCCGTTTGGCTTGTACTGCCGATGGGTATGCGTACCATGGTTGATGCCGTTTTCGAGCAGGCCAACCGCGGTATGCTAGACAGGCTCACGCTACTGTTGCTTGTGCTGTTTGTTGCCCAGGCTGTTGTTGGTTTTGCCGGCTATTATATGATCGAGTGGACCGGTGAGCGGCTGGTCACCGATTTGCGAAAGCGCCTTTACAGCCATTTACAAGACCTCGACTTGCGGTTTTTTTCCAACCAGCGAACCGGCGACCTGACGTCTCGCCTTACCAATGATGTGGGTACGGTGCGCACAGCCGTAACCACATCATTTGTTGAACTGGTTCGGCTGAGCATGATGATGATCGGCTCGGTTGTATTGATGATTGTGCTCGACTGGCAGATGAGCCTCATCATTGGCATTACAATACCACCCATCATGTTGATGGCGCAGTATTTTGGGCGCAAAATCCGGAAGCTGTCGCGCGCTGTACAAGACCGACTTGCCGATAGCACAGCGATTGCTGAAGAATCGCTTTCCTCAATCCGGGTCGTGAAAGCTTTTGCGCGGGAGGAATACGAAAATAAGCGCTACGGGGGTGCTGTTGAGAACTTGTTCGACACCGCACTGCGCCGGCTCTGGGTCAGCAGTATTTTTTGGTCAACCGTTGGGATGGTCTTTATGATGGCCCTCATCGGCCTTTTCTGGTTTGGGGGGATCTCGGTACTTGAAGGCCGGCTGACATCGGGTGACCTTGTAGCTTTTGTATTCTATGCCTTCAATATTGCCCGCACCGTCGGCGGGATGTCGCAACTCTACACGTCATTTAACAGCGCGGCCGGCGCTTCCGAACGGTTGTTTGAACTCATCGACACCGCGCCGGATACACACAATGCACCTGATGCCGCAGTACTGCAAGACATCGAAGGGCACGTTACATTTGATGAAGTGACCTTTGGGTATGATAACGAGCATGTCATCCTGAGTGACATCAATATTGAGGTAAAGGCGGGGGAAACTATTGCCCTGGTAGGGCCCAGTGGCGCCGGAAAAACAACCCTGCTAAACCTCATTCCTCGCTTCTACGACCCTGATAATGGGCATGTGCGTATCGATGGCTCGGATATTGCCGAGGTTACCCTGCATTCCCTGCGCGATCAAATTGCGGTGGTTTCACAAGACGTGCAACTGTTCAATTTGTCTGTTCGTGAAAACATCCAGTATGGCCGGCTTGGTGCCTCGCCGGATGAAATTGAAGCGGCGGCGGTTGCAGCCAATGCCCATGCGTTTATCCAGGAATTGCCTGATGGCTACGATACCATTGTGGGCGAACGGGGCACCAAACTAAGTGGCGGACAGAAACAGCGCATTGCCATAGCACGTGCTGTACTGCGAGATGCCAGGATTCTGTTGCTCGACGAAGCAACAAGTTCGCTCGACTCGACATCTGAGGCAATGGTGCAGGAAGCACTAGATCGCCTGATGTTAAACCGGACGACGTTCATCATTGCACACCGCCTCTCAACGGTGCAGCATGCAGACCGGATTCTGGTTATTCAGGATGGGAAAATTGTCCAGGAAGGCCGGCACGAAAGCCTGTTTGCAGTTGACGGATTATACAGGGAACTGGCCTTGCACCAATTCAAAGAGCAGACACCTCTAACGCTGTGA